One genomic window of Sardina pilchardus chromosome 15, fSarPil1.1, whole genome shotgun sequence includes the following:
- the LOC134101677 gene encoding vitellogenin-like isoform X3 yields the protein MMRVLVLVLAIAFVAGQHVNLAPEFSPSKTYVYRYEALLLGGLPVEGLAKAGLKVNSKVLISAVAQNTYLLKLADPEILEYSGVWPKDPFVPATKLTSALASQLLIPIKFEYANGVVGQLFAPSEVSATVLNIQRGILNILQLNLKKSQNIYELQEAGAQGVCKTHYVINEDVKAERIVVTKSKDFTNCQDRIIKDLGLAYLETCAECQQKSKSLTGAATYSYIIKPTPTGALLTEATVRELHQVTPVAEMGGAAQMEARQSLTFLEVERAPIVEARAAYAARGSLQYEFATEILQTPIQLIRITNPVTQAEDILRHLVATNEAKAHDDAPLKFIQLIQVLRVATLENLEAIWAQFRARPEYRRFFLDAIPVVGTPAAVKFIKEKFLADDISVSETVQILLAAVHMVPSDLEIIRLISSLALNHKVQAHSVLREIAMLGYGTMIAKYCAAIPSCPAELLKPIHERVAEAIAKADVNEITLLAKVLGNAGHASSLKPIMKILPGFGTAAAALPVRVQTDVILALRNIAKREPMLVQPVALQLFMDKALHSELRMMACIVLFETKPAVALVSTLANVLKKETNMQLVSFTYSHMKSLSRSTAPDLVTVAAASNVAMKILSPKLDRLNYRYSKAIHIDPLTSGVTGSAYIINDGATILPRAIVAKVRAYLAGAAADVLEVGVRTEGIQEAIMKSPALAEKTDRLTKMKQVLRALKEWRALPQSQPLASMYVKFLGQEIAFANIDKDLVNRAIALAISPDAKIMLKDSLRALQTGITAQAAKPLLAAEIRRIFPTAVGVPMELSLYSAAVAAASIKLQAVMNPPLSEPLSAAELLKADFKLETETTPSISMHTFAVMGVNTAFLQAAIVARAKVTTVLPTKLSARANIPKLNFKIEALPVETPEHIAKIRFETLAISRNIEDLANERITPIVPAIVATEQLSKEKFTSRLSASLASSMARSSEVIYSDLSSEVAPQLRAGTPIQKTICVPAPLLGIKGCFELTSSNAAFNKNAPLINLIGQHAVYVAVRPADGPAIERLEIEVQMGPKAAGKLLKDLPTFQDVPEGKNILLKLRKILETGMRNSSSSSSSSSSRLSSSSRASLKSSSSMSSSSSSSSSRSVRRSSQEAMYKFTKNHIHLHRTSTDVSRSSASSFEAIYKQNEFLGNAIAPVGAVIFRAVRADEKLLGYQAAAYLDKENYRLQTLISALAETDKWRICADSIVLSKHKVMAKIAWGADCQDYATILKAETGVVGSSPAARLGMEWVKLPATVFVYARRLAEYIPQAAFLGGISVANEKNTEKDIELTIAVPTEKTLNIILKTPKMTLSKLAVPLPIALPLRKEYVDRILAEEDITENFKTLIAEGTSAQCTMVRDILTTFNNKKYKNEMPISCYQVLAQDCTPELKFIVLMKKDQISEQKHLSVKVSEIDIDLYPMGNNVLVKVNGLEVPLSNLPYQHPTESILIKQSGEGLSIYAPRLGLQEVHLGKDTWKVNVADWMKGQTCGVCGKADGETRQEYSTPSGYQTKSSVSFAHSWVLPAESCRDSTQCRLKLESVKLEKQLIVDGQMSKCYSVEPVLRCLPGCLPVKTMPVTIGFHCLSAESSHVDLSNISQKSVDLRETAEAHMACQCNARCA from the exons CTCCTGAGTTTTCGCCCTCTAAGACCTACGTGTACAGATATGAAGCTCTCCTTCTTGGCGGACTTCCTGTGGAAGGTCTGGCCAAAGCAGGACTGAAAGTCAACAGCAAGGTTCTCATCAGCGCTGTGGCTCAGAACACCTACTTGCTGAAG CTCGCAGATCCTGAGATCTTAGAGTACAGCGGTGTCTGGCCAAAGGACCCCTTCGTCCCAGCCACCAAGCTCACCTCAGCACTGGCTTCTCAGCTTCTGATTCCCATCAAGTTTGAGTACGCTAATGGTGTGGTTGGCCAGCTATTTGCCCCTTCTGAAGTCTCCGCTACAGTTCTGAACATCCAGAGGGGTATCCTCAACATTCTTCAGCTCAACCTCAAGAAGAGCCAGAATATTTATGAACTGCAAGAG GCTGGAGCCCAGGGAGTGTGCAAGACCCACTACGTCATCAATGAGGATGTCAAGGCAGAGCGCATTGTTGTCACCAAGTCCAAGGATTTCACCAACTGCCAAGACAGGATCATTAAGGATTTGGGCCTGGCTTActtggaaacttgtgctgaatgcCAGCAG AAATCAAAGAGCCTGACTGGAGCCGCAACCTACAGCTACATCATCAAACCAACCCCCACTGGTGCTCTGCTCACTGAAGCCACAGTGAGGGAACTCCACCAGGTCACACCTGTTGCTGAGATGGGTGGGGCTGCCCAGATGGAAGCCAG ACAAAGCCTGACCTTCCTGGAGGTTGAGAGGGCTCCAATTGTGGAGGCTCGTGCTGCATATGCGGCTCGTGGATCACTGCAGTATGAATTTGCAACTGAAATCCTTCAGACTCCCATTCAGCTCATCAGAATCACTAACCCAGTGACTCAG GCTGAGGACATTCTGCGTCACCTGGTTGCAACCAACGAGGCTAAGGCCCATGATGATGCACCTCTGAAGTTCATCCAGCTGATTCAGGTCTTGCGTGTTGCCACCTTGGAGAACCTTGAGGCCATCTGGGCTCAATTTAGAGCCAGACCAGAATACAG GCGCTTTTTCTTGGATGCCATTCCTGTTGTTGGAACACCAGCTGCTGTGAAGTTCATCAAAGAGAAGTTCCTGGCTGATGACATCAGTGTTTCTGAAACTGTTCAGATTCTTTTGGCTGCTGTGCATATGGTTCCTTCTGATCTGGAGATCATCAGACTCATCTCT TCCCTGGCCCTTAATCACAAAGTTCAGGCACACTCGGTTCTGCGTGAGATTGCTATGCTGGGATATGGTACCATGATTGCCAAGTACTGTGCTGCCATTCCTTCTTGCCCCGCTGAACTCTTGAAG CCCATCCACGAGCGTGTAGCTGAGGCTATTGCTAAGGCTGATGTTAATGAAATAACCCTGTTGGCCAAAGTTCTGGGTAATGCTGGCCATGCTTCTAGTCTTAAACCAATCATGAAGATCCTCCCTGGATTTGGTACTGCAGCTGCTGCCCTCCCAGTCAGAGTTCAGACTGATGTTATCTTGGCCCTGAGGAACATCGCTAAGAGGGAGCCTATGTTG GTGCAACCAGTGGCCCTTCAGCTGTTCATGGACAAGGCTCTTCACTCTGAGCTGAGGATGATGGCCTGCATCGTTTTGTTTGAGACCAAACCTGCTGTGGCTTTGGTGTCCACTCTTGCCAACGTGCTGAAGAAGGAGACCAACATGCAGCTAGTCAGCTTCACCTACTCCCACATGAAGTCCCTGTCCAGGAGCACTGCCCCAGACCTGGTCACTGT TGCTGCTGCCAGTAATGTTGCCATGAAGATCCTGAGCCCCAAGCTGGACAGACTGAACTACCGCTACAGCAAAGCCATCCACATTG ATCCTCTGACGTCTGGTGTTACTGGTAGTGCTTACATCATCAACGATGGTGCCACCATTCTGCCCAGAGCTATTGTGGCTAAAGTCCGTGCCTATcttgctggagctgctgctgatgtTCTTGAG GTTGGAGTGAGGACTGAGGGGATCCAGGAAGCCATCATGAAGTCCCCAGCTCTGGCTGAGAAAACTGACAGGTTGACCAAGATGAAACAAGTCCTGAGGGCT CTGAAAGAATGGAGGGCTCTTCCCCAGAGCCAGCCTTTGGCCTCTATGTACGTCAAGTTCCTGGGACAAGAAATTGCATTTGCCAACATTGATAAAGATCTTGTTAATAGGGCAATTGCG CTTGCCATTAGCCCCGATGCCAAGATCATGCTGAAGGATTCCTTGAGGGCACTGCAGACTGGCATTACTGCTCAGGCTGCTAAGCCTCTTCTGGCTGCTGAGATTCGTCGCATCTTCCCCACTGCTGTTGGTGTGCCAATGGAGCTCAGTCTCTactctgctgctgttgccgcTGCTTCCATTAAAC TTCAAGCCGTCATGAACCCACCTCTTTCTGAACCTCTCAGTGCTGCTGAGCTGTTGAAAGCAGACTTTAAGTTAGAAACAGAGACTACTCCAAG CATCTCCATGCACACCTTTGCTGTGATGGGAGTCAACACTGCCTTCCTTCAGGCTGCCATCGTGGCCAGAGCCAAGGTTACCACTGTGCTGCCTACTAAGCTGTCTGCAAGAgcaaacattccaaaactgaACTTTAAGATTGAGGCTCTTCCTGTGGAGACACCTGAGCACATTGCTAAAATCCG CTTTGAGACCCTTGCCATCTCCAGAAATATTGAAGACCTTGCAAATGAGAGAATCACACCCATAGTCCCTGCGATTGTTGCAACTGAGCAGCTGTCCAAGGAAAAGTTTACCTCCAGGCTGTCAGCCTCACTTGCTAGTAGCATG GCCCGATCCTCTGAGGTGATTTATTCTGATCTGTCATCTGAAGTTGCCCCTCAGCTTAGAGCAGGTACACCAATCCAGAAGACCATCTGCGTTCCCGCCCCTCTCCTGGGAATCAAGGGATGCTTTGAGCTCACCTCAAGCAATGCTGCCTTCAACAAGAACGCACCTCTAATCAACTTGATTGGACAGCATGCAGTCTATGTTGCAGTGAGACCCG CTGATGGCCCAGCTATTGAGAGACTGGAAATCGAGGTCCAGATGGGACCCAAGGCTGCAGGCAAGCTCCTGAAAGACCTGCCCACTTTCCAGGACGTTCCAGAGGGCAAGAACATCTTGCTGAAACTGAGGAAGATTCTGGAAACTGGCATGAGGAACAGCTcatccagctccagcagctcctccagcagACTGAGCTCCTCCAGCCGTGCCAGCCTCAAGTCCTCCAGCTCCAtgtcctccagcagctccagctccagctcccgcTCTGTCAGGCGCTCATCCCAG GAAGCAATGTACAAGTTCACCAAGAACCACATCCACCTG CACAGAACCAGCACTGATGTGAGCAGAAGTAGTGCATCCAGCTTTGAGGCCATTTACAAACAG AATGAGTTCCTCGGAAACGCCATCGCTCCTGTTGGGGCAGTCATCTTCCGCGCTGTGAGAGCTGACGAGAAGCTGCTGGGATACCAAGCTGCTGCCTATCTTGACAAGGAAAACTACAGACTGCAGACCTTGATCTCTGCTCTGGCTGAGACTGACAAGTGGAGGATCTGTGCAGACAGCATTGTGCTTAGCAAGCACAAAGTCATG GCTAAGATTGCTTGGGGAGCAGACTGTCAGGACTATGCCACTATCTTGAAGGCTGAGACTGGAGTAGTTGGCTCAAGTCCTGCTGCCCGTCTCGGAATGGAATGGGTGAAACTCCCTGCCACTGTGTTTGTCTATGCAAGGAG GCTGGCGGAGTACATCCCTCAGGCGGCCTTTTTGGGTGGAATCTCAGTAGCCAATGAGAAGAACACTGAAAAAGACATTGAACTGACCATTGCAGTCCCCACTGAGAAGACCCTGAACATCATTCTGAAGACACCCAAG ATGACCCTGTCCAAACTGGCTGTGCCTTTGCCCATCGCCTTGCCACTCAGAAAAGAATATGTTGACCGCATCCTTGCAGAGGAAGACATAACTGAAAATTTCAAAACCCTTATTGCTGAAGGCACCTCAG CTCAGTGTACCATGGTTCGTGACATACTGACCACGTTCAACAACAAAAAGTACAAGAATGAGATGCCAATCTCCTGCTACCAAGTGCTGGCTCAGGACTGTACTCCAGAGCTGAAGTTCATTGTTCTCATGAAGAAAGATCAGATCTCTGAACAGAAGCACCTCAGTGTGAAGGTGTCTGAAAT TGATATTGATCTGTACCCCATGGGCAATAATGTGCTTGTGAAGGTTAACGGACTAGAGGTTCCACTCTCCAACCTTCCCTACCAACATCCAACAG AATCCATCCTGATTAAACAGAGTGGTGAGGGTCTGTCCATTTATGCTCCCAGACTGGGTCTGCAGGAGGTTCACCTGGGCAAGGACACATGGAAG GTCAATGTTGCTGACTGGATGAAGGGCCAGACTTGTGGTGTTTGTGGTAAAGCTGATGGAGAGACCAGACAAGAGTACTCCACACCCAGCGGCTACCAGACCAAGAGCTCCGTCAGCTTCGCCCACTCCTGGGTGCTTCCCGCTGagagctgccgcgacagcactc AGTGCCGTCTGAAGCTTGAATCTGTGAAGCTGGAGAAGCAACTGATAGTGGATGGCCAGATGTCTAAATGCTACTCTGTTGAGCCAGTGCTGCGTTGTCTGCCTGGTTGCCTCCCAGTGAAGACCATGCCAGTCACCATTGGATTCCACTGTCTGTCCGCTG AATCCAGCCATGTGGATCTGAGCAACATCTCTCAGAAGAGTGTGGACCTGAGGGAGACTGCCGAGGCACATATGGCCTGCCAGTGCAATGCTCGCTGTGCATAG
- the LOC134101677 gene encoding vitellogenin-like isoform X2 produces MMRVLVLVLAIAFVAGQHVNLAPEFSPSKTYVYRYEALLLGGLPVEGLAKAGLKVNSKVLISAVAQNTYLLKLADPEILEYSGVWPKDPFVPATKLTSALASQLLIPIKFEYANGVVGQLFAPSEVSATVLNIQRGILNILQLNLKKSQNIYELQEAGAQGVCKTHYVINEDVKAERIVVTKSKDFTNCQDRIIKDLGLAYLETCAECQQKSKSLTGAATYSYIIKPTPTGALLTEATVRELHQVTPVAEMGGAAQMEARQSLTFLEVERAPIVEARAAYAARGSLQYEFATEILQTPIQLIRITNPVTQAEDILRHLVATNEAKAHDDAPLKFIQLIQVLRVATLENLEAIWAQFRARPEYRRFFLDAIPVVGTPAAVKFIKEKFLADDISVSETVQILLAAVHMVPSDLEIIRLISSLALNHKVQAHSVLREIAMLGYGTMIAKYCAAIPSCPAELLKPIHERVAEAIAKADVNEITLLAKVLGNAGHASSLKPIMKILPGFGTAAAALPVRVQTDVILALRNIAKREPMLVQPVALQLFMDKALHSELRMMACIVLFETKPAVALVSTLANVLKKETNMQLVSFTYSHMKSLSRSTAPDLVTVAAASNVAMKILSPKLDRLNYRYSKAIHIDPLTSGVTGSAYIINDGATILPRAIVAKVRAYLAGAAADVLEVGVRTEGIQEAIMKSPALAEKTDRLTKMKQVLRALKEWRALPQSQPLASMYVKFLGQEIAFANIDKDLVNRAIALAISPDAKIMLKDSLRALQTGITAQAAKPLLAAEIRRIFPTAVGVPMELSLYSAAVAAASIKLQAVMNPPLSEPLSAAELLKADFKLETETTPSISMHTFAVMGVNTAFLQAAIVARAKVTTVLPTKLSARANIPKLNFKIEALPVETPEHIAKIRFETLAISRNIEDLANERITPIVPAIVATEQLSKEKFTSRLSASLASSMARSSEVIYSDLSSEVAPQLRAGTPIQKTICVPAPLLGIKGCFELTSSNAAFNKNAPLINLIGQHAVYVAVRPADGPAIERLEIEVQMGPKAAGKLLKDLPTFQDVPEGKNILLKLRKILETGMRNSSSSSSSSSSRLSSSSRASLKSSSSMSSSSSSSSSRSVRRSSQEAMYKFTKNHIHLHRTSTDVSRSSASSFEAIYKQNEFLGNAIAPVGAVIFRAVRADEKLLGYQAAAYLDKENYRLQTLISALAETDKWRICADSIVLSKHKVMAKIAWGADCQDYATILKAETGVVGSSPAARLGMEWVKLPATVFVYARRLAEYIPQAAFLGGISVANEKNTEKDIELTIAVPTEKTLNIILKTPKMTLSKLAVPLPIALPLRKEYVDRILAEEDITENFKTLIAEGTSAQCTMVRDILTTFNNKKYKNEMPISCYQVLAQDCTPELKFIVLMKKDQISEQKHLSVKVSEIDIDLYPMGNNVLVKVNGLEVPLSNLPYQHPTESILIKQSGEGLSIYAPRLGLQEVHLGKDTWKVNVADWMKGQTCGVCGKADGETRQEYSTPSGYQTKSSVSFAHSWVLPAESCRDSTQCHMKLESIKLEKQPIVNGQESKCYSVEPVLRCLPGCLPVRTMPVTIGFHCLPTYSSHVDLSNISEKSVDLRETAEAHMACQCNAECA; encoded by the exons CTCCTGAGTTTTCGCCCTCTAAGACCTACGTGTACAGATATGAAGCTCTCCTTCTTGGCGGACTTCCTGTGGAAGGTCTGGCCAAAGCAGGACTGAAAGTCAACAGCAAGGTTCTCATCAGCGCTGTGGCTCAGAACACCTACTTGCTGAAG CTCGCAGATCCTGAGATCTTAGAGTACAGCGGTGTCTGGCCAAAGGACCCCTTCGTCCCAGCCACCAAGCTCACCTCAGCACTGGCTTCTCAGCTTCTGATTCCCATCAAGTTTGAGTACGCTAATGGTGTGGTTGGCCAGCTATTTGCCCCTTCTGAAGTCTCCGCTACAGTTCTGAACATCCAGAGGGGTATCCTCAACATTCTTCAGCTCAACCTCAAGAAGAGCCAGAATATTTATGAACTGCAAGAG GCTGGAGCCCAGGGAGTGTGCAAGACCCACTACGTCATCAATGAGGATGTCAAGGCAGAGCGCATTGTTGTCACCAAGTCCAAGGATTTCACCAACTGCCAAGACAGGATCATTAAGGATTTGGGCCTGGCTTActtggaaacttgtgctgaatgcCAGCAG AAATCAAAGAGCCTGACTGGAGCCGCAACCTACAGCTACATCATCAAACCAACCCCCACTGGTGCTCTGCTCACTGAAGCCACAGTGAGGGAACTCCACCAGGTCACACCTGTTGCTGAGATGGGTGGGGCTGCCCAGATGGAAGCCAG ACAAAGCCTGACCTTCCTGGAGGTTGAGAGGGCTCCAATTGTGGAGGCTCGTGCTGCATATGCGGCTCGTGGATCACTGCAGTATGAATTTGCAACTGAAATCCTTCAGACTCCCATTCAGCTCATCAGAATCACTAACCCAGTGACTCAG GCTGAGGACATTCTGCGTCACCTGGTTGCAACCAACGAGGCTAAGGCCCATGATGATGCACCTCTGAAGTTCATCCAGCTGATTCAGGTCTTGCGTGTTGCCACCTTGGAGAACCTTGAGGCCATCTGGGCTCAATTTAGAGCCAGACCAGAATACAG GCGCTTTTTCTTGGATGCCATTCCTGTTGTTGGAACACCAGCTGCTGTGAAGTTCATCAAAGAGAAGTTCCTGGCTGATGACATCAGTGTTTCTGAAACTGTTCAGATTCTTTTGGCTGCTGTGCATATGGTTCCTTCTGATCTGGAGATCATCAGACTCATCTCT TCCCTGGCCCTTAATCACAAAGTTCAGGCACACTCGGTTCTGCGTGAGATTGCTATGCTGGGATATGGTACCATGATTGCCAAGTACTGTGCTGCCATTCCTTCTTGCCCCGCTGAACTCTTGAAG CCCATCCACGAGCGTGTAGCTGAGGCTATTGCTAAGGCTGATGTTAATGAAATAACCCTGTTGGCCAAAGTTCTGGGTAATGCTGGCCATGCTTCTAGTCTTAAACCAATCATGAAGATCCTCCCTGGATTTGGTACTGCAGCTGCTGCCCTCCCAGTCAGAGTTCAGACTGATGTTATCTTGGCCCTGAGGAACATCGCTAAGAGGGAGCCTATGTTG GTGCAACCAGTGGCCCTTCAGCTGTTCATGGACAAGGCTCTTCACTCTGAGCTGAGGATGATGGCCTGCATCGTTTTGTTTGAGACCAAACCTGCTGTGGCTTTGGTGTCCACTCTTGCCAACGTGCTGAAGAAGGAGACCAACATGCAGCTAGTCAGCTTCACCTACTCCCACATGAAGTCCCTGTCCAGGAGCACTGCCCCAGACCTGGTCACTGT TGCTGCTGCCAGTAATGTTGCCATGAAGATCCTGAGCCCCAAGCTGGACAGACTGAACTACCGCTACAGCAAAGCCATCCACATTG ATCCTCTGACGTCTGGTGTTACTGGTAGTGCTTACATCATCAACGATGGTGCCACCATTCTGCCCAGAGCTATTGTGGCTAAAGTCCGTGCCTATcttgctggagctgctgctgatgtTCTTGAG GTTGGAGTGAGGACTGAGGGGATCCAGGAAGCCATCATGAAGTCCCCAGCTCTGGCTGAGAAAACTGACAGGTTGACCAAGATGAAACAAGTCCTGAGGGCT CTGAAAGAATGGAGGGCTCTTCCCCAGAGCCAGCCTTTGGCCTCTATGTACGTCAAGTTCCTGGGACAAGAAATTGCATTTGCCAACATTGATAAAGATCTTGTTAATAGGGCAATTGCG CTTGCCATTAGCCCCGATGCCAAGATCATGCTGAAGGATTCCTTGAGGGCACTGCAGACTGGCATTACTGCTCAGGCTGCTAAGCCTCTTCTGGCTGCTGAGATTCGTCGCATCTTCCCCACTGCTGTTGGTGTGCCAATGGAGCTCAGTCTCTactctgctgctgttgccgcTGCTTCCATTAAAC TTCAAGCCGTCATGAACCCACCTCTTTCTGAACCTCTCAGTGCTGCTGAGCTGTTGAAAGCAGACTTTAAGTTAGAAACAGAGACTACTCCAAG CATCTCCATGCACACCTTTGCTGTGATGGGAGTCAACACTGCCTTCCTTCAGGCTGCCATCGTGGCCAGAGCCAAGGTTACCACTGTGCTGCCTACTAAGCTGTCTGCAAGAgcaaacattccaaaactgaACTTTAAGATTGAGGCTCTTCCTGTGGAGACACCTGAGCACATTGCTAAAATCCG CTTTGAGACCCTTGCCATCTCCAGAAATATTGAAGACCTTGCAAATGAGAGAATCACACCCATAGTCCCTGCGATTGTTGCAACTGAGCAGCTGTCCAAGGAAAAGTTTACCTCCAGGCTGTCAGCCTCACTTGCTAGTAGCATG GCCCGATCCTCTGAGGTGATTTATTCTGATCTGTCATCTGAAGTTGCCCCTCAGCTTAGAGCAGGTACACCAATCCAGAAGACCATCTGCGTTCCCGCCCCTCTCCTGGGAATCAAGGGATGCTTTGAGCTCACCTCAAGCAATGCTGCCTTCAACAAGAACGCACCTCTAATCAACTTGATTGGACAGCATGCAGTCTATGTTGCAGTGAGACCCG CTGATGGCCCAGCTATTGAGAGACTGGAAATCGAGGTCCAGATGGGACCCAAGGCTGCAGGCAAGCTCCTGAAAGACCTGCCCACTTTCCAGGACGTTCCAGAGGGCAAGAACATCTTGCTGAAACTGAGGAAGATTCTGGAAACTGGCATGAGGAACAGCTcatccagctccagcagctcctccagcagACTGAGCTCCTCCAGCCGTGCCAGCCTCAAGTCCTCCAGCTCCAtgtcctccagcagctccagctccagctcccgcTCTGTCAGGCGCTCATCCCAG GAAGCAATGTACAAGTTCACCAAGAACCACATCCACCTG CACAGAACCAGCACTGATGTGAGCAGAAGTAGTGCATCCAGCTTTGAGGCCATTTACAAACAG AATGAGTTCCTCGGAAACGCCATCGCTCCTGTTGGGGCAGTCATCTTCCGCGCTGTGAGAGCTGACGAGAAGCTGCTGGGATACCAAGCTGCTGCCTATCTTGACAAGGAAAACTACAGACTGCAGACCTTGATCTCTGCTCTGGCTGAGACTGACAAGTGGAGGATCTGTGCAGACAGCATTGTGCTTAGCAAGCACAAAGTCATG GCTAAGATTGCTTGGGGAGCAGACTGTCAGGACTATGCCACTATCTTGAAGGCTGAGACTGGAGTAGTTGGCTCAAGTCCTGCTGCCCGTCTCGGAATGGAATGGGTGAAACTCCCTGCCACTGTGTTTGTCTATGCAAGGAG GCTGGCGGAGTACATCCCTCAGGCGGCCTTTTTGGGTGGAATCTCAGTAGCCAATGAGAAGAACACTGAAAAAGACATTGAACTGACCATTGCAGTCCCCACTGAGAAGACCCTGAACATCATTCTGAAGACACCCAAG ATGACCCTGTCCAAACTGGCTGTGCCTTTGCCCATCGCCTTGCCACTCAGAAAAGAATATGTTGACCGCATCCTTGCAGAGGAAGACATAACTGAAAATTTCAAAACCCTTATTGCTGAAGGCACCTCAG CTCAGTGTACCATGGTTCGTGACATACTGACCACGTTCAACAACAAAAAGTACAAGAATGAGATGCCAATCTCCTGCTACCAAGTGCTGGCTCAGGACTGTACTCCAGAGCTGAAGTTCATTGTTCTCATGAAGAAAGATCAGATCTCTGAACAGAAGCACCTCAGTGTGAAGGTGTCTGAAAT TGATATTGATCTGTACCCCATGGGCAATAATGTGCTTGTGAAGGTTAACGGACTAGAGGTTCCACTCTCCAACCTTCCCTACCAACATCCAACAG AATCCATCCTGATTAAACAGAGTGGTGAGGGTCTGTCCATTTATGCTCCCAGACTGGGTCTGCAGGAGGTTCACCTGGGCAAGGACACATGGAAG GTCAATGTTGCTGACTGGATGAAGGGCCAGACTTGTGGTGTTTGTGGTAAAGCTGATGGAGAGACCAGACAAGAGTACTCCACACCCAGCGGCTACCAGACCAAGAGCTCCGTCAGCTTCGCCCACTCCTGGGTGCTTCCCGCTGagagctgccgcgacagcactc AATGCCACATGAAGCTTGAATCCATCAAGCTGGAGAAGCAGCCGATTGTGAATGGCCAGGAGTCTAAATGCTACTCTGTGGAGCCAGTGCTGCGTTGTCTGCCTGGTTGCCTCCCTGTGAGAACCATGCCCGTCACCATTGGATTCCACTGTCTGCCCACCT ATTCCAGCCATGTGGATCTGAGCAACATCTCTGAGAAGAGTGTGGACCTTAGGGAGACTGCCGAGGCACATATGGCCTGCCAGTGCAACGCAGAATGTGCATAG